One region of Synechococcus elongatus PCC 11801 genomic DNA includes:
- a CDS encoding CHASE2 domain-containing protein: MQPNSIDRWCWRLLIVVSVALGGLAAWMPRTLQRTDRALQQQLLLLQGTRPAPTNLLIVKIDDASFDQAAFFSEDPQAPAWAKDLEGFPWPRAIYAQLIDRLFAAGARAIAIDLLFVTPSAFGPEDDAALAQRLQRYGDRISLATEYREPDGSGGLSLGELTETLGSNLRVGYINTLPADDGQILDHPARYRETVVAPLGLPVLPSLPETLQKERSPARALRYYGPQGHLAQISAWQVLDDAEWRRVQGQVRDRLILIGPTAASLQDQHATPWGIQSGVEILATALANDRDRSGLRFWPQSAPMRALLTSLFSVAIVLVSRSGRSLRWQIAPAIAAAGLWMVVAWLSLLAGWVLPLLLPLVGSLAIGVSTGAAAYLREGLERRRLRQTFERYVAPAVVAEILQSPLEAQQLLRGQRRTVTILFCDLRGFTALTRDRASLGDEETLISQLNEYLTAMVTEITQVGGTIDKFIGDAVMAVFGSPLSQGEEADAAAAIAAALGMRQALETLNQRWQAEGRPVLDNGIGLHCGPVLAGNIGSPQRLEFTVMGDTVNLASRLESMTKELKAPIVISEALQQVLGDRLQTRSLGRSAIRGYGEVALYAVEGWAIAVPENPRVS; the protein is encoded by the coding sequence GTGCAGCCCAATTCGATCGATCGTTGGTGCTGGCGCCTTCTGATTGTGGTCAGTGTGGCTCTCGGTGGGTTGGCAGCTTGGATGCCGCGCACGCTGCAGCGTACTGACCGAGCGCTGCAACAACAGCTATTGCTTTTGCAAGGTACTCGCCCTGCCCCAACTAACCTGCTGATCGTCAAAATTGACGATGCCAGTTTTGATCAGGCCGCCTTTTTCAGTGAGGATCCCCAGGCCCCTGCTTGGGCAAAAGATCTGGAGGGATTTCCTTGGCCACGGGCAATTTATGCCCAACTTATCGATCGCTTGTTTGCAGCTGGAGCCCGCGCGATCGCGATTGACCTCCTGTTTGTCACCCCCAGTGCTTTTGGGCCAGAGGACGATGCCGCGCTAGCACAGCGATTGCAACGCTATGGCGATCGCATCAGCCTGGCAACCGAGTATCGCGAGCCTGATGGCAGTGGTGGTCTTAGTCTGGGTGAACTGACGGAGACCTTGGGCTCCAACCTGCGGGTTGGCTACATCAACACCCTGCCGGCAGATGATGGCCAGATTCTCGACCATCCAGCCCGCTACCGTGAAACCGTGGTTGCACCGCTTGGGCTCCCTGTCTTGCCCAGCCTGCCCGAAACGTTGCAAAAAGAGCGATCGCCAGCTCGGGCGCTGCGCTACTACGGGCCGCAGGGACATCTCGCTCAGATCTCTGCTTGGCAAGTGTTGGATGACGCAGAGTGGCGACGAGTGCAAGGCCAAGTGCGCGATCGCCTGATTTTGATTGGTCCGACGGCTGCATCATTGCAGGATCAGCATGCAACTCCCTGGGGTATTCAGTCCGGTGTAGAAATTCTGGCCACTGCCTTAGCGAACGATCGCGATCGCTCGGGGTTACGCTTCTGGCCCCAGTCTGCCCCCATGCGGGCTTTGCTCACCAGTCTGTTTTCAGTGGCAATCGTGCTGGTTTCGCGATCGGGGCGATCGCTGCGTTGGCAGATTGCTCCGGCGATCGCTGCAGCGGGACTCTGGATGGTCGTTGCTTGGCTGAGCTTGCTAGCAGGCTGGGTCCTGCCACTACTGCTACCCCTCGTTGGCAGTCTGGCGATTGGCGTCAGTACTGGCGCAGCAGCCTACTTACGAGAGGGACTGGAACGCCGTCGGCTGCGGCAGACCTTTGAACGCTACGTGGCACCCGCTGTCGTCGCTGAAATTCTGCAAAGTCCCTTAGAAGCGCAGCAGCTGTTGCGGGGTCAGCGCCGAACCGTCACGATTCTGTTCTGTGATCTACGGGGGTTTACGGCTCTGACGCGTGATCGTGCCAGTTTGGGTGATGAGGAAACCCTGATCAGTCAGCTCAATGAATACCTGACGGCGATGGTGACCGAGATCACCCAAGTCGGTGGCACTATCGATAAATTTATTGGCGATGCAGTGATGGCGGTGTTTGGATCACCGCTCTCCCAAGGAGAAGAAGCTGATGCGGCGGCCGCGATCGCAGCGGCTCTTGGTATGCGTCAGGCACTCGAAACCCTCAATCAGCGCTGGCAAGCCGAAGGTCGCCCCGTCCTCGATAACGGCATCGGTCTCCACTGCGGGCCAGTACTCGCAGGGAACATTGGTTCGCCCCAACGGCTGGAATTCACCGTGATGGGCGATACGGTCAACTTGGCGAGTCGATTGGAGAGCATGACCAAGGAACTCAAAGCCCCGATCGTGATCAGTGAAGCACTGCAACAGGTTTTGGGCGATCGCCTGCAAACCCGATCGCTGGGGCGATCAGCAATTCGCGGCTACGGCGAGGTGGCTCTCTATGCCGTTGAAGGCTGGGCGATCGCTGTTCCAGAAAACCCAAGAGTGTCTTGA
- a CDS encoding mechanosensitive ion channel domain-containing protein has translation MDLIDRLERWASTPLFRLGNSQLSLGSLILLVLLAGLLLFLMRQINRWLREIVLVRLGVERGSREAIATISSYLLTAFILLIALQAIGLDLSSFTVLAGVLGLGLSLGLQKLSASFFSGITLLLEQPIKVGDLVSLDGVLGTVEKISFRSTSVCTLDQVHVIVPNDRLVDSNIINWSYQGTASRVHLPISVAYGTDPLWLMDALLTVARQDSRVLSQPAPTVWFRSFGDSALNFELLFWTDRPELIEPIKSDLNFRIASEFQQRNIQIPFPQMVIHRPQNATVAELPSDYLPSLLRRVDLFRDYDDSQIRLLIEKGYRRACHAGEILCREGEAGEEFYLILHGRFSVQVQRQEEAIAILESGNFFGELAVMLDIPRTATVVAIEPSVLFVVDRNNLRHLLERCPNLAEAMAEQLAQRKQVLTRAGLLAPTSNQSRPDQLRSVLRRVLRL, from the coding sequence ATGGATTTGATCGATCGCTTGGAACGGTGGGCCAGCACGCCTCTCTTTCGGCTGGGCAACAGTCAACTCTCTTTAGGGTCGCTGATACTGCTGGTCTTACTGGCTGGCTTGCTGCTCTTCCTGATGCGTCAGATCAACCGCTGGCTGCGTGAGATTGTGCTGGTGCGTTTGGGGGTCGAGCGAGGCAGTCGCGAGGCGATCGCCACCATTAGTAGCTACCTATTGACAGCATTTATCCTCCTGATTGCCCTGCAAGCGATCGGTTTGGATCTCAGCTCGTTCACGGTCTTGGCTGGTGTTCTTGGCCTAGGACTGAGCTTAGGTTTGCAAAAGCTATCTGCTAGCTTTTTTAGCGGCATCACCTTGCTCCTAGAGCAACCGATTAAAGTTGGCGATCTGGTCAGCTTGGATGGAGTTCTTGGAACCGTTGAAAAAATTTCCTTCCGCTCGACTTCTGTATGCACCCTCGATCAAGTACATGTCATTGTTCCTAACGATCGCCTAGTTGATTCCAATATTATTAACTGGAGCTATCAAGGCACTGCCAGCCGTGTTCATCTGCCGATTAGTGTCGCCTATGGCACCGATCCCCTCTGGCTGATGGATGCCTTGCTCACCGTTGCCCGACAGGATAGTCGCGTTCTTTCTCAACCTGCACCCACAGTTTGGTTCCGCAGCTTTGGTGATTCTGCACTGAATTTTGAGCTGCTATTTTGGACCGATCGCCCCGAACTTATTGAGCCGATCAAAAGTGATCTCAATTTTCGAATTGCTAGTGAGTTTCAGCAGCGTAATATTCAAATTCCATTTCCGCAGATGGTTATTCACCGACCTCAAAATGCCACTGTAGCGGAGCTGCCAAGCGACTATTTACCCAGTCTGTTACGGCGCGTTGATCTCTTTCGAGACTATGACGATAGTCAAATTCGCTTACTGATTGAAAAAGGCTATCGCCGCGCCTGTCATGCAGGTGAAATTCTCTGTCGTGAGGGTGAAGCTGGAGAAGAATTTTATCTGATTCTGCATGGTCGCTTCAGTGTGCAGGTGCAGAGGCAAGAAGAAGCGATCGCAATTCTTGAGTCTGGTAACTTTTTTGGTGAATTGGCAGTGATGCTGGATATCCCGCGCACAGCGACGGTCGTGGCGATCGAGCCGAGTGTTCTGTTTGTTGTCGATCGCAATAACCTGCGCCACCTCTTAGAACGCTGCCCCAATTTAGCTGAAGCAATGGCTGAACAATTAGCCCAGCGCAAACAAGTATTAACAAGGGCTGGCCTTTTGGCGCCAACCTCCAATCAATCGCGACCCGATCAACTGCGGAGTGTGTTGCGTCGAGTCCTCCGCTTATAG